From the genome of Solanum lycopersicum chromosome 7, SLM_r2.1:
TTATTACTGTTACCAAAAAATGTTGCTACGTGTTTAATGTTAGCATAGTGCTTGTGACGAAGTGTTATGTAGAGAGACTTAAACAACATGCAAGTCACAAGGGTCAGTTTTTGGATAACTAATGACAATTTCATTTGAACACTGATCAATGACATATTATTCATCATCCTATAGTATGTCAACTTGCAATTTTCTTGTTCTTAGTCTTTATATGTGCTGATGGCTAGTTCGGAAATAGTATCTGACTTAATCTGGTCTGATTTTACTATATCGTTTTATCACCACAACATCAAGAAGagatatattatttcataaggTAGAGTAAATCTGTTACATGTGCATCTGTTTGGTCCTCTTCTCCTACGGCTAAAATATGATCTTTATCTTACCCTTTTGAAGGGTCTAATGGCTATACTGTCTTGAGTTTGCTgtaatgaatatgaatataGCAGCAGTAATcttatttctctttatttacaGGTGCAGTTAGAGTTAAATGAGTTATTTACAAGCAAGGAAGGACAAACTAGATTGTTGAGGAAGGTATTGATACTTGTATGAGTCTAGCAGTATAAACTTCATTTTGATGTTAAAAGTATACAAACATCAAGAGACAAGGGgctttttcaatttgtttttggACCCTGTGCTACAAGCCTCCAACTCCCAATGGATTCCCCTATCTTATAATTTCAGAATGAATTTACAGATTAAGCATTCCGAGGTCATGGAAGTTGGTGCAAGAATTCATGTGCCCATATCTGTTGCTgaaacaagaatatcaaaacgATATGATGTTATACCTAGTGGCACTTTGTATCCTAATGCTGATGAAATAGCATACTTGCAAAGGCTTGTATTTTACAAGGTATATGTTCATTTATTTGATTCTTCTCTGTAAATTTTACATTTGATTTCTACTATTTCTGGTGATAAAAGATTACACAGCTACTGTGGTTGCTTTTTCTGCTTCTTAAGTTCATTTGGTGGAGCTATGCACCAAAGGTTATTCGTGTTTCCTGTAGTTTATTGATTGTTCAAATTGTAGGATCCCGCCATACTTGTTCTAAACAAGCCCCCTAAGCTGCCTGTAAAGGTTTGTTTCTAGGTGTTCTTTATTGCATGATCTTGACTAGCACATTCTTCAGCCCTTTTTTCATTTCTGATTATTAGACTGATTACAGGGAAACCTTCACGTGCATAATAGCATGGATGCCTTGGCAGCCGCAGCATTGTCTTATGAATATGATGAGGGTCCTAGGCTGGTAAGTAAGCATAGCGAATATGCTATTAAATAAACGTTGAAGATCTCTTCTAATTTTTCTGAAGATATCCTGGTGCATTTAGTCAAAAATAGGAGTTATATTTGCTGGTGAAGAAGCAATTGTGGTGGTTGGACATTTAAGCTGTTGACGTTAATTTGGAATTATGTTCAGCTTTGGTGATTACTGCATATATTGTCAAGGTACATCGTCTTGATAGAGAGAGCAGTGGCCTTCATTTAATGGGAAGAACGGAAGAAAGTATCTCCCATCTTCATTTATTGTTCAGCAACACAAAAAGGTCCAAGTCCCTATCTAAGGTACTTAATCTACAACCTATGCACCATCTTCATTTTTCGTTTGGCTTTTCTTTCATTCCCTCTTCAAGGGAGAGAGGGTTGGTATGTTGTTGTGGGTGAGAATACCTGTTTTGACTTCACTAGTTAAGTTTTTTTTGATGCATAAAGCTCTGACTGTCATCAGGCATGGAATGATGCATGTGGGTCAACATATCAGAGGTATTGGGCGTTGGTAATAGGTTCCCCCAAGGTGAAGGAAGGCGTGATCTCTGCACCACTTACAAAGGTTTTCCACTTCTGTTTCTTACATTTGCAGGCTTTGGTCAAGTAGAATGACTGTTCATTGTGCTTGTTCGTTGATTTCAGGTGCTTCTTGATGATGGTAGAACTGAGAGAGTCATGTTGGCTCAACAGTCGGGATTAGAAGCTTCTGATGAGGCTGTTACCGAATATCGACTGCTTGGTCCAATGATCAATGGATGCTCATGGATTGAGTTGCGCCCTCATACAAGTAGAAAACATCAGGTTCCTTGGACCTTTTCCTTTTATGATCCCTGTAAAAAAACAGTTGAGCTTTTAAATTGTGGAGAGATGCATATCGGCATTTAAGTTGCGATCCCTATGAAACCAGTGGTTCTTCTAAGTTGTGGTTATGTAAGTTGTGGAAAGATGCATAAAGTTTTTTTCTGAATGTAGTCCCTAAGTTAGGACCATTAGTAGGTCCAAGTAGAAAAACTTGTTTGATGAAACCCAAAATGAGAGCAAGAGGAACTGATGAAGATGCTTCCATAAATCAGTATTAATGAATTATGATGAGTATATGTCTAGCATGTTGTTTTTTCCACTATTATAAGCATCTCAACTAGTGAGGATAGCCAATACAAACGACAGCATTAAGTGTGAGGAAGATGCTGCTTTACTACTGGAGATTTCGTGTGCGCCTATCCTGTGTTGGATGCCCAACTCAACTGTAACTGAGAAGACCATATTTTTCTTTCTGCTTGTTAAAAGTTGGCAAGGGAAGAGAATAGGGAAAAATTATACTGTTTTCTGTTACTTTGCAGCTTCGAGTTCATTGTGCTGAAGCCCTTGGAACTCCAATTGTGGGCGACTACAAGTATGGTTGGTTTGTCCATCGCAAATGGAAGCAGATGCCGAGAGTAGATGTTGAGCCGATAACAGGTAAACCCTACAGATTAAAGAGGCCGGAAGGTTTGGATGTTCAGAAAGGAAGTGTCTTGTCTAAGGTCCCTTTGTTACATCTGCATTGTAGGGAGCTTGTGCTCCCAAATATTGCCAAATTTATTGAGCTTCACAGtcgaaaaacaagaaaaaacacAGATTATAGCTCAAAACCAGATCTCCTCCGGTTTGTAGCACCGATGCCATCTCCCATGAAAATTAGTTGGAAGCTTATGTCCTCTTGCTTGATATGAACATAACAAGTAATAGCAATAAAAAGCTACTACttgttatgttgttgttgttctacTTGATTATTTCCTCAAGCTAATATTGGAGGTTTAATGTGTacatattctatattttttggAAGAAgctatttcatatatatttctaGTGATGGATCTATCTTATGATACAATTCAATTCATCTTCTtagatattttgattaaaattatattcaaacaaAAGAATATCACTTTATAgattgaattaaattaatatattgtatACATCTGGAAATCTCAAATAGGAAAGATAAATGAATAAAGAATAGAAAAGACATAAAAGCACCATTAAAGTTAtttcgaatttttaaaaagacaccttaactttgcggacatcctattacccccttaaacaatttcaaagtattgtaaatATCCCATTTTGTGTAATACATTCTCTCTTTTGTTAGTTGTAGAAAGTTATTgctttaaaatagaaaaatatataaatgacccgatatcaaaaaaataaatgaaatctcACACTTTTTGTTGATAGGACATctatcataataaaaaaaaagttcttacGAATAAAGCGAGAATTCAAAGTCAAccaactaaactaattaaattctCCCATTAAgatttattcatttcaatatttgAAATGTTTATAATAATTACTTTTGATTCAAATTAGTTCAAGTAAGCCTTAAAACTTCATTCATGTAACAATTGAGATGatgtatataattaaaagtGATGTACATTTCAACTGATTAATTTATCCACTCCATACATTTTAGAATTTTAGATTATGCCCAAACTGTTCTTTTACAAAATTTAGCTCAAAAGTTATCATGGCATTTTAGACTAAGGTCTAAGGTGAACTGAAAATGGCCAAATCATAAAATGGGAAAAAGAATCAAAAGGTTCATATCAACTTTATCATCACCATTTTCAGAAGTTCACAACACAATCAAACAGTTGGTTGTGAAGGGAAAATATGATCAAGCCCTTGAGCTCTACACTGCAAAAGTTCACTGCTCTCATACAAGTAGCACCTTCCTTCTTCCTTCAATCATCAAAGCTTGTGTTCATGATCAATTATTTGGTTTTCAGCTTCATAGCTATGTCCTCAAAAATGGGTATTCATCAGAATCTGCAATATCTAATTCTCTTATATCAATGTATGCGAAATTCTTCGAAACAAAAACTGCGTACCAACTGTTTGATACAATGCCGGATAGAGATATCATCTCCTGGAATTCAATGATAAATTGCTATTATATGAATGGATATTTGTTAGAATCATTGGAGTTGTTTAAGGAGATGTATAATGTACATGGTTTTGTGCCAAAACCTGAGTTAATTGCTAGTGTTGTACCTGCTTGTGTTCAGACCAAGAATTTTAAACTAGGAAGAGCTATCCATGCTCTTACAATAGTTGATGAAAGAATGGAAACTTCGATTCTCTTGACAACTGCTTTGGTAGATTTTTATTGGAAATGCTGTGAGCCAGATTTGGCTTTTCTTGTTTTTCAGAGAATGGAAGTGAAAAATGAAGTCTCCTGGACTGCCATGATATCTGGATGTGTAGCTGAAAAGTTGCATATAGAAGCGGTTGAATTATTTCGTTCAATGCAGTTTGAAAATGTTAAACCAAATAGAGTTACATTGACTAGTCTATTACCAGCTTGTGCTGAGTTGAAGTATGGAAAAGAGATTCAGGGATATGCATTTCGTCATGGGTTTGACTCGGATGCTAAATTTTCATCTGCTGTTGTACACATGTATTCTGGATGTGGGGGAGCACTGCAGACTATAAAGAATGTATTCGATCGGTCAACTAAAAAAGATGTGGTAATGTGGACTGCTCTCATAACGAGCTATACTCGAAATAAATCTAGTTGTCGAGAAGCTATAAAGCTTTTCAATGAGATGTTGCTGAGTGGAATTCAACCAAATGATGTTACTTTATTAGCACTAATTTGTGCTTGTACTAATCTACTATCGGTATGCCATGGGCGAGGAATGCATGGATATGCTTTTACAAGTGGTCTTAGTTCACATTTGTTCATTGGTAACTCCCTCATAAACATGTATTCAAAATGTGGTTTTTTGAAGGACTCCGCTCAAGCTTTCCAGGAGATGTCTATAAGAGATTCTGCGTCATGGAGTGCCTTAATCAATGCTTATGGGACTCATGGTTTTGGAGATAAAGCGTTGGAACTTTTTAATGAAATGAAAGAGAGTGGGATAAAGACTGATTCAATTGCATTACTTGCTATTCTATCAGCATGTAATCACTGCGGTCTTTCTGAGGAAGGAAAGGAGATCTTTGATGAAGCATCAAAGGATAGAAGTTGCTCAATTACTGTGGAGCTCTATGCTTGCTACATTGATCTCCTGGGAAGGGCAGGTAAGCTAGAAGATGCCAGTGAGGTCATTAGCAGAATGCCTATTAAACCTACCAACAGAATTTGGAGCTCCCTGATTTCTTCTTGTAAATTACATGGAAGACTTGAAGTTGCAGAGCGTTTGGCTCATAAACTCGCCAAATCTGAACCTGAAAATGCTGCTAATTATGCTTTGTTAAGCTTGGTATATGCTGAATCTGGAAACTGGCCTGGGGTGGAAGATGTAAGGCGAgacatgaaagaaagaaaactgaGGAAAAGCTACGGGTTCAGCAGAATCGAGCTAGATGACAAAATTTTGTAATCCTTCTGTGCAGATAACTCTAAGAAAGACAATTATTCTTCCTTTGTGCCATGGCATTCAGTGGAAGGGAAGAATATTGAGAAATGGCTAAAACTAGTGATAGGTAAATAGAACTAGATGCTCCTTCATAAGCAGGTTGAAGCTTATAATCTATGCGTTTAATTTTCATCGCGGAGCAtgtttatttaaaatgataatataaacTTATGATTATGTACTTTAATAGTTTATAGAACTTATGAGTATAATTTAAGATTTAGTTGGAATATCAGGCTACACGCATTATGTAATCTGtagttcttttttcttcttggcTTCAAACAACAATCTTGCTTTGTAGTTTAATGCCCTTAAGTCCAGCTAGtagaaagaaaggaagaagaGAACTTTCTTTAGTTCTTTAATCTGTTATATCTATCAGGGCAACTGGGAACATgggattttttcctttttccaagTCATTTGGAGCACTCATGTCATGTCTTGTAAAAATCCTTTACAACATTAGTGTATTTTAAGAGGTAATAgcaagttaattatttttacaaatgtACTGGGATTGTTGTGCTACAACTCAAACTTAAATCAAGTCATTTCTCTCTAAAAGATGTGTTCTTGTATATTATCCTATCCTTTTATGGATATGGACCAACTGCAAATCAAGAAACGTTACTACTAGGGTGTCAAAACTAAGTCCAACTATAGGTAACCcattcataattttaaagattttggctcataatttgaagttgattgAATCTCAACTCTTTCAAACTTTAACCCATTTTAAGAGAATTTTCAATTGAATTCAATTTAACCTTCAACCCATTTTAAGACTCTTTGTATGCATTGATGTAATGTATATTGCTATATTGAAGATATACGTTACtatctctttatattttttaggatttatctatctatatgtaACTTCtgtttaaaaattttcttaaagtttgaacttcaaaatgtGGTTATAGAAATTAAATAACGATATAATGATTGAGATTAAGCGAATCAAGATCCAATCCCGTTTTTAAGCCCATTTGAGCTCAAATCTATTTTTTTGAGTCCAAAATAAACTTGAGTAGGTCAAGATTCAACCCAATTTCTATTTCAACACAATTGACTCATTTGACACCTCTAGTTACTTTTTTCGAAATGCACAATCATTTTTTCGAAATGCACAATCATCAAGGTTTCACGTGTATAAAGatttacaaattttcaaaatatcctTTCGGTCTCAATTTACATGATTGatattttgagattcaaattataatttgttcTTTTCGTTTGTAATAGAAGATTATATGAGATATAAAAGACAATGACATATTTTGAGGTACACtattcatttaaaattaattaaaagttataacatttattttgatgCCAGTTACtactttaatattattgttcttgGGTATGTGATTTTATGAATTCGACTCCTCTCCATTTTTTCAAGTTTCTAATTGGATTTGTAGCACATCACATTATAATTCTACTATCTTAAcaacatattatattaaaagtattctttcaaaaaaaaattttaatgcatgatctttcttttatttcccttttaaattaggtgaaataa
Proteins encoded in this window:
- the LOC101264032 gene encoding RNA pseudouridine synthase 3, mitochondrial isoform X1, producing the protein MRWNKDESRCLLFLVRRFSRSVGHSAQAYRCEPVIRVSNNITHLGRQKDGVKPSQLLSLPPFPGCPLPGKKVATGPDQPSCHVTAISWIKYYFDEIPGSVIQSHFNKGLVQLELNELFTSKEGQTRLLRKIKHSEVMEVGARIHVPISVAETRISKRYDVIPSGTLYPNADEIAYLQRLVFYKDPAILVLNKPPKLPVKGNLHVHNSMDALAAAALSYEYDEGPRLVHRLDRESSGLHLMGRTEESISHLHLLFSNTKRSKSLSKAWNDACGSTYQRYWALVIGSPKVKEGVISAPLTKVLLDDGRTERVMLAQQSGLEASDEAVTEYRLLGPMINGCSWIELRPHTSRKHQLRVHCAEALGTPIVGDYKYGWFVHRKWKQMPRVDVEPITGKPYRLKRPEGLDVQKGSVLSKVPLLHLHCRELVLPNIAKFIELHSRKTRKNTDYSSKPDLLRFVAPMPSPMKISWKLMSSCLI
- the LOC101264032 gene encoding RNA pseudouridine synthase 3, mitochondrial isoform X2, coding for MRWNKDESRCLLFLVRRFSRSVGHSAQAYRCEPVIRVSNNITHLGRQKDGVKPSQLLSLPPFPGCPLPGKKVATGPDQPSCHVTAISWIKYYFDEIPGSVIQSHFNKGLVQLELNELFTSKEGQTRLLRKIKHSEVMEVGARIHVPISVAETRISKRYDVIPSGTLYPNADEIAYLQRLVFYKGNLHVHNSMDALAAAALSYEYDEGPRLVHRLDRESSGLHLMGRTEESISHLHLLFSNTKRSKSLSKAWNDACGSTYQRYWALVIGSPKVKEGVISAPLTKVLLDDGRTERVMLAQQSGLEASDEAVTEYRLLGPMINGCSWIELRPHTSRKHQLRVHCAEALGTPIVGDYKYGWFVHRKWKQMPRVDVEPITGKPYRLKRPEGLDVQKGSVLSKVPLLHLHCRELVLPNIAKFIELHSRKTRKNTDYSSKPDLLRFVAPMPSPMKISWKLMSSCLI
- the LOC101253005 gene encoding pentatricopeptide repeat-containing protein At4g31070, mitochondrial; translated protein: MGKRIKRFISTLSSPFSEVHNTIKQLVVKGKYDQALELYTAKVHCSHTSSTFLLPSIIKACVHDQLFGFQLHSYVLKNGYSSESAISNSLISMYAKFFETKTAYQLFDTMPDRDIISWNSMINCYYMNGYLLESLELFKEMYNVHGFVPKPELIASVVPACVQTKNFKLGRAIHALTIVDERMETSILLTTALVDFYWKCCEPDLAFLVFQRMEVKNEVSWTAMISGCVAEKLHIEAVELFRSMQFENVKPNRVTLTSLLPACAELKYGKEIQGYAFRHGFDSDAKFSSAVVHMYSGCGGALQTIKNVFDRSTKKDVVMWTALITSYTRNKSSCREAIKLFNEMLLSGIQPNDVTLLALICACTNLLSVCHGRGMHGYAFTSGLSSHLFIGNSLINMYSKCGFLKDSAQAFQEMSIRDSASWSALINAYGTHGFGDKALELFNEMKESGIKTDSIALLAILSACNHCGLSEEGKEIFDEASKDRSCSITVELYACYIDLLGRAGKLEDASEVISRMPIKPTNRIWSSLISSCKLHGRLEVAERLAHKLAKSEPENAANYALLSLVYAESGNWPGVEDVRRDMKERKLRKSYGFSRIELDDKIL